The following coding sequences are from one Canis lupus baileyi chromosome 23, mCanLup2.hap1, whole genome shotgun sequence window:
- the LOC140615460 gene encoding olfactory receptor 52N2: protein MCGENSSSLAPGFFVLNGIPGLEAAHTWIALPFCFMYITAVLGNCGLIYLISHEEALHRPMYYFLALLSFTDVTLCTTTVPNMLCIFWFNLKEIHFNACLAQMFFVHMLTGMESGVLMLMALDRYVAICHPLRYSTILTNLVITKAGLATFLRGVLLILPFTFLTKRLPYCRSNFIPHTYCDHMSVAKVSCGNFKVNAIYGLMVALLIGVFDICCISVSYTMILRAVVSLSSADARHKAFSTCTSHICAIVITYVPAFFTFFAHRFGGHNIPHHIHIIVANIYLLLPPTMNPIVYGVKTKQIREGVIKFLVGDRLSLPKTNKS, encoded by the coding sequence ATGTGTGGGGAAAACAGCTCCAGCCTGGCCCCAGGATTCTTTGTCTTGAATGGTATCCCTGGGCTGGAAGCTGCACACACCTGGATCGCCCTGCCATTCTGCTTCATGTACATCACCGCTGTCCTGGGGAACTGTGGGCTCATCTACCTCATCAGCCATGAGGAGGCCCTGCATCGGCCCATGTACTACTTCCTGGCCCTGCTCTCCTTCACAGATGTCACCCTGTGCACCACCACGGTACCCAATATGCTGTGCATATTCTGGTTCAACCTCAAGGAGATTCACTTTaatgcctgcctggctcagatGTTTTTTGTCCATATGCTGACTGGGATGGAGTCTGGGGTGCTCATGCTCATGGCCCTGGACCGCTACGTGGCCATCTGCCACCCCTTACGTTATTCCACCATCCTCACCAACCTTGTCATCACCAAGGCAGGTCTTGCCACGTTCCTGAGGGGTGTGCTGCTCATCCTCCCATTCACATTCCTCACCAAGCGTCTGCCCTATTGCCGAAGCAACTTTATTCCCCATACCTACTGTGACCACATGTCTGTGGCCAAGGTGTCCTGTGGCAATTTCAAGGTCAATGCTATCTATGGCTTAATGGTTGCTCTCCTTATTGGTGTGTTTGATATATGCTGTATTTCTGTGTCTTACACTATGATATTGAGGGCAGTAGTGAGCCTGTCATCTGCAGATGCTCGTCACAAAGCCTTTAGCACCTGCACATCCCACATATGTGCTATTGTCATCACTTATGTTCCagcttttttcacattttttgccCACCGTTTTGGAGGACACAATATCCCCCACCACATACACATCATTGTAGCCAACATTTACTTGCTACTGCCTCCTACAATGAACCCAATTGTTTATGGAGTTAAGACCAAGCAGATCCGGGAAGGTGTGATCAAGTTTTTAGTTGGAGATAGGTTGTCTTTACCCAAgacaaataaatcataa